One region of Eupeodes corollae chromosome 1, idEupCoro1.1, whole genome shotgun sequence genomic DNA includes:
- the LOC129948110 gene encoding uncharacterized protein LOC129948110 produces MSKVLKDLTVPELKAELSKRGLSGIEVKTELVKRFQEYLEQQNEAKVEEVNSNVALSNMVSILLAKFKENKNDVLKQLEAQRSDQKLEQQNVLKQLETHRTEEKIKTVDERVEKQNARFEKIDEQIETITNELEKVRKMKAREPSGECSRKREVNPPSFDGQIPWSIYKKQFEAAALTNGWDDHEKYIALTLALRGSAAELLQTIPADKSDDFTVLVNAMEQWFGDSHMIEVFRVQLNNRTQKRGETLQQLQADIERLVHLVYPTAGNEIINKLAVEAFVRAVGDIYLQRAIRTAGKRTLPEALAFALTMEAAEQASQNVNRVRKIEVQECSCQKATVQRS; encoded by the exons atgagtaaagttttgaaagactTAACTGTCCCTGAGCTAAAGGCCGAACTAAGCAAACGTGGCTTAAGTGGAATAGAAGTAAAAACCGAACTCGTTAAACGGTTTCAGGAATATCTGGAGCAGCAAAATGAAG CAAAAGTGGAAGAGGTAAATTCAAATGTTGCCTTATCTAACATGGTGTCAATTCTCTTAgccaaatttaaagaaaataaaaatgatgttttgaaaCAACTAGAAGCCCAAAGAAGCGACCAAAAACTAGAGCAGCAGAATGTTCTCAAACAACTAGAAACTCACAGGACTGAAGAGAAAATCAAAACTGTCGACGAGCGCGTCGAAAAACAGAATGCACGTTTCGAGAAAATTGACGAACAAATTGAAACCATCACAAATGAATTAGAAAAAGTGCGTAAGATGAAAGCTCGAGAACCTTCTGGTGAGTGCTCAAGGAAGAGAGAAGTGAATCCTCCAAGCTTTGATGGGCAGATTCCGTGGTCAATATACAAGAAACAGTTTGAAGCAGCAGCGTTAACAAACGGCTGGGACGATCACGAAAAATACATTGCTCTTACGCTTGCTTTAAGAGGATCTGCTGCTGAACTGCTACAAACCATCCCAGCAGACAAGAGTGATGACTTCACAGTTCTTGTAAACGCAATGGAACAGTGGTTTGGGGATAGCCACATGATAGAAGTCTTCCGAGTTCAGCTTAACAATAGAACACAGAAAAGAGGTGAAACTCTGCAGCAGCTTCAGGCAGATATCGAGCGATTGGTTCACCTGGTATATCCAACAGCAGGTAACgagataataaataaacttgCCGTTGAAGCCTTTGTGAGAGCTGTGGGCGATATATATCTCCAAAGGGCTATCCGCACTGCCGGAAAGCGAACACTACCAGAAGCATTGGCTTTCGCTCTGACGATGGAAGCTGCAGAACAAGCTTCCCAAAACGTGAATCGTGTAAGAAAAATAGAAGTCCAAGAATGTTCTTGTCAGAAGGCTACTGTGCAAAGGAGTTAG